The window GACTCGTCAATCGTCGTCAACGTCGATGGCGAATATCTGAACCGCGGCGAAGTGATGAACCTCGCGCTGTTCGACCTTGATCGCGTCGAAGTCCTGCGTGGGCCGCAAGGTACGCTCTACGGTCGTAACTCGACCGGCGGTGCTGTGAATTTCATCACGCGCAAGCCTGGCAACAGGTTCGCTGTGAACGCGGATGCCAGCTATGGCAATTTCAACACAATCAAGGCCAATGCCGGGATCGACATTCCCTTCGGAGACATCGGCGGCATCCGCTTTGCAGGCGTCTACAGCGATCATGATGGCTACTTCAAGCACGCGGCCACGCCGTTTGCGCCGGCTATCGTGTCGGGCTCCGATCGAGTTTGGGGCGGTCGTGCCTCGCTGCGTCTGGAACCGACCAGCAACCTCACCATCAATCTTGCCGTCGAGCATGCCGAGCGCAAGAACATCAATGGCGCCTATGGCTCAGTGAATCTCAATGCACCAGGTAATGGCCCTGCTGGACCAGGCTGCAACGCCCCCGGCTTCGTGCAGGTTGCCACAGCCTATACGCAAACATTGTGCGTCCCATCGGGCACGAACTTCCTGCAATCGCAGGATCGCTCGAACTACTCACAACCGCTGTTTGGCGCCGGACCTGGCTACAAGCAGGACACGACTGCCGTCCGCGGCCGGATTGCTTACGAGTTCGGCCCAGAAGCGACTCTCACTTACACCGGGGGTTACCGCACCAGCAGCCGTACTGGCGCCCAAGGCCTTCCAGTCGTCTACCAGTCGACCACCTTCAATAATGACGTCAAGACGAACAGCCACGAGCTGCGCCTTAACGGCGTAATCGGAGGCGTAACGTATCAGGTGGGTGGCTTCTATTTCAAAGAAACGATCGACAATGAGTCGGGCTTCTTCCTGCAATTCCTGAACCCACCGCCAATCCCTGGATTCAGCGCCAACGGCACGTTTCTGAGCTATTTTGGTCGGCGTCTGTCAAGCGATAGCTGGTCGGGCTTTGGTCAGTTCGAAGTGCCGCTGGGAGAGAAGCTGACGGCAGTTGCGGGCCTTCGTTACACCGATAACAGCCGCAGCGGCAACTATGCGAATGGCTCGCCGTTTGTTTTCTTTGGGCCAACAGGAACAGGTGCTCCGATCATTGCGCCGGGCGACATCCTTGGTACTGGACTCAATACGGTATACTTTGGCGGCGGATCGACCCGCAAGAATATCTGGGGCGCTGGGAATCCGACAGGTGCTTCGTACGTCAACCTCAACAGTTCAGAAAACAAGTTAACTTGGTTGATTGGCCTGAATTACAAGCCGAACGACGATACTTTGGTTTATGGCAAGGTCTCCACAGGATTCAAGGGAGGCGGCTTTGACTCGGTCGGTCTCTATCGGCCGGAAACCAATACTGCATACGAAGCTGGCTTGAAAATGAGCTTTGGCCCAGGAAGCCAAAACCACTTCAACGTCAGCGGTTTCTATTATGACTACAAGGACCTGCAGAACGCAATCTTGCTGAACACGGCGGTTGGTGGCCAAGTGTTCAATGCCGGTAAGGCGACAGTTTACGGCATCGAAGCAGAAGCGCTGGTTAAGCTCACTGATAATGATACGTTCGCGGCCAGCGTCAACTATCTTCATGCACGCTATGATGATTTTCTGGGCCAGTTCAATGTGTTCACGGTGCCGGGTACTGGCCCTGATCTGACCTCCGTTGGTGACCTTGATCCGAACACACCAGGGATTCAGCAGCCTAATTTTGCAGGCAACACCACACCATATGCGCCACGGCTCACGATCACGTTGGGATATGACCATGTATTCGATCTGGGCGGTGCAGGTACCTTGAAAGCCAGTGCTTTTACGGTTTACAAAAGCAAATACTTCACCGACTTCTACAACTATAACGACCTTAAGCAAAAGTCGATAAGCTCGACCGACCTAAGCCTGGAATACAAACCTGAGAACAAGCAATTCTCGGTTCAGGCCTTCGTCCGCAATCTCGAGAACCATCGCGCGCTGGTCTATGGCGGCTATGTCGCTGCTGGACCGGATGAT of the Aquisediminimonas profunda genome contains:
- a CDS encoding TonB-dependent receptor; protein product: MKSQFIRRALMTGACSIAFAMPAQAQTAEETSEGDVIVVTAQNRTENIQDVPIAINVISGQALKEAGVTDFKDIGKLAPSVQITDDNSVIHVTVRGIGTYSNDESQDSSIVVNVDGEYLNRGEVMNLALFDLDRVEVLRGPQGTLYGRNSTGGAVNFITRKPGNRFAVNADASYGNFNTIKANAGIDIPFGDIGGIRFAGVYSDHDGYFKHAATPFAPAIVSGSDRVWGGRASLRLEPTSNLTINLAVEHAERKNINGAYGSVNLNAPGNGPAGPGCNAPGFVQVATAYTQTLCVPSGTNFLQSQDRSNYSQPLFGAGPGYKQDTTAVRGRIAYEFGPEATLTYTGGYRTSSRTGAQGLPVVYQSTTFNNDVKTNSHELRLNGVIGGVTYQVGGFYFKETIDNESGFFLQFLNPPPIPGFSANGTFLSYFGRRLSSDSWSGFGQFEVPLGEKLTAVAGLRYTDNSRSGNYANGSPFVFFGPTGTGAPIIAPGDILGTGLNTVYFGGGSTRKNIWGAGNPTGASYVNLNSSENKLTWLIGLNYKPNDDTLVYGKVSTGFKGGGFDSVGLYRPETNTAYEAGLKMSFGPGSQNHFNVSGFYYDYKDLQNAILLNTAVGGQVFNAGKATVYGIEAEALVKLTDNDTFAASVNYLHARYDDFLGQFNVFTVPGTGPDLTSVGDLDPNTPGIQQPNFAGNTTPYAPRLTITLGYDHVFDLGGAGTLKASAFTVYKSKYFTDFYNYNDLKQKSISSTDLSLEYKPENKQFSVQAFVRNLENHRALVYGGYVAAGPDDILNWGYGSPRTYGIRVGIDF